A window of Microbacterium luteolum contains these coding sequences:
- a CDS encoding CoA-binding protein, which translates to MSATNTPADACVVPAVTDAAACALPGVTPAVAGRTWVGPNQQERFALLRRAKSVAIVGASNNPARASFFVATYLLSSTAYDVYLVNPRETEILGQPVYASLADLPVVPDVVDVFRRHDDLPGVAQEAIDVGAKALWLQLGSWNEEAAARAEEAGLSVVMDRCIKIEHARFHGGLHLAGFDTGVISSRRQLLSR; encoded by the coding sequence ATGAGCGCGACGAACACTCCGGCGGATGCCTGCGTCGTTCCGGCCGTGACGGATGCCGCCGCGTGCGCGCTGCCCGGTGTCACGCCTGCCGTGGCGGGGCGGACGTGGGTCGGACCGAATCAGCAGGAGCGGTTCGCACTGCTCCGCCGGGCGAAGTCCGTGGCGATCGTCGGCGCGTCGAACAACCCGGCGCGCGCGTCGTTCTTCGTCGCGACGTACCTGCTGTCGAGCACCGCCTACGACGTGTACCTCGTGAACCCGCGCGAGACCGAGATCCTCGGTCAGCCCGTGTACGCCTCCCTCGCCGACCTCCCCGTCGTGCCCGACGTCGTCGACGTGTTCCGTCGCCACGACGATCTCCCGGGCGTCGCGCAGGAGGCGATCGACGTCGGCGCGAAGGCGCTCTGGCTGCAGCTCGGCTCGTGGAATGAGGAGGCCGCCGCCCGTGCGGAAGAGGCAGGGCTCTCGGTCGTCATGGATCGCTGCATCAAGATCGAGCATGCGCGATTCCACGGCGGGCTCCACCTGGCGGGCTTCGACACCGGAGTGATCAGCTCCCGTCGCCAGCTCCTGTCGCGGTGA
- the coaE gene encoding dephospho-CoA kinase produces the protein MPLIALTGGIASGKSTIARRLAERGAIIVDADQIVRDVQSPGSPVLARIAEAFGPEVITSEGALDRAALGARAFGDPELLKQLNAIVHPAVREESQRRFEEAFADDAQAVVVYDVPLLVEARVDDPWDLIVVAHAPASVRRDRLVELRGMDEKAAQERIDAQVSDEKRLAIADVVIDTAGDIAETHAQTDALWERIRGQ, from the coding sequence ATGCCTCTCATCGCACTCACCGGCGGCATCGCGTCCGGGAAGTCGACCATCGCGCGACGCCTGGCGGAGCGCGGAGCGATCATCGTCGACGCCGATCAGATCGTGCGCGACGTGCAGTCTCCCGGTTCGCCGGTGCTGGCACGCATCGCGGAGGCCTTCGGCCCCGAGGTCATCACCTCGGAGGGCGCCCTCGATCGGGCAGCGCTCGGCGCCAGGGCGTTCGGCGACCCCGAGCTCCTGAAGCAGCTGAACGCCATCGTCCACCCCGCGGTGCGGGAGGAGTCGCAGCGGCGGTTCGAGGAGGCCTTCGCCGACGACGCGCAGGCCGTGGTCGTGTACGACGTCCCGCTGCTCGTCGAGGCCAGGGTCGATGATCCGTGGGACCTGATCGTCGTCGCCCATGCGCCGGCATCCGTACGACGGGATCGACTGGTCGAGCTGCGAGGTATGGACGAGAAGGCTGCCCAGGAGCGGATCGACGCGCAGGTCTCCGATGAGAAGCGCCTGGCGATCGCCGATGTCGTGATCGACACGGCGGGCGATATCGCGGAGACGCACGCGCAGACCGACGCCCTCTGGGAGCGGATCCGGGGGCAGTGA
- a CDS encoding MFS transporter, with product MTFSGHAPGSREYRRLIIGLFFAGIATFAQLYSAQAVLPQISADLAVSPATAALSVSAATLGLALAVIPWSTVADRIGRVPAMATGVLTATLFGLVAPLSGEITVLLALRFAEGVALGAVPAVALAYLSEEVEGRHAATAAGSYIAGTTVGGLLGRIVSGIVGEFGGWQAGVLSVAVLCAAAAVLFLWLTPRARGFVPGRLRDVRGPGIRERLRAPLRSTLQWALYAQGFLLMGAFVAVYNYLGFHLSAEPFDLPSWLVTLLFLAYLSGTVSSPWAGALASRVGRFPVLLVSIGVMAAGAGLLLVPVAAVVLGGLLLFTAGFFGAHAVASGWTPVAADPASRAQASSLYYFAYYAGSSLFGWLLGLVFGAASWSWFVAAVVAMCAAAALAAWSALRGVPTGRG from the coding sequence GTGACCTTCTCCGGCCACGCGCCAGGATCCCGCGAGTACCGGCGCCTCATCATCGGCCTGTTCTTCGCCGGGATCGCGACCTTCGCGCAGTTGTACTCGGCGCAGGCCGTGCTTCCGCAGATCTCGGCGGACCTCGCTGTCAGTCCCGCGACGGCGGCGCTCAGCGTGTCGGCCGCGACGCTCGGTCTGGCCCTGGCCGTCATCCCGTGGTCGACGGTCGCCGATCGCATCGGGCGGGTGCCGGCCATGGCGACGGGTGTGCTCACCGCGACCCTGTTCGGTCTCGTGGCCCCGCTGAGCGGCGAGATCACCGTGCTCCTCGCGTTGCGGTTCGCGGAGGGCGTCGCGCTCGGGGCGGTCCCGGCTGTCGCCCTCGCCTACCTCAGCGAGGAGGTCGAGGGGCGCCACGCCGCCACGGCGGCGGGGAGCTATATCGCCGGCACGACCGTCGGCGGTCTGCTCGGGCGCATCGTGTCCGGCATCGTGGGAGAGTTCGGCGGGTGGCAGGCCGGCGTCCTGAGCGTCGCAGTGCTGTGCGCGGCGGCCGCTGTGCTCTTCCTCTGGCTCACACCCCGCGCAAGGGGATTCGTGCCGGGGCGCCTGCGAGACGTCCGCGGCCCCGGCATCCGGGAGCGGCTGCGCGCGCCGCTGCGCTCCACCCTGCAGTGGGCGCTGTACGCACAGGGCTTCCTGCTGATGGGCGCCTTCGTCGCGGTCTACAACTATCTGGGGTTCCATCTCTCGGCGGAGCCGTTCGACCTTCCCTCGTGGCTGGTGACCCTGCTCTTCCTCGCGTATCTCTCCGGCACCGTGTCGTCGCCGTGGGCGGGCGCCCTCGCATCCCGGGTCGGTCGCTTCCCGGTGCTGCTCGTATCGATCGGCGTCATGGCGGCAGGCGCGGGTCTGCTGCTCGTCCCCGTCGCGGCCGTGGTGCTCGGGGGACTCCTGCTGTTCACTGCCGGCTTCTTCGGCGCACACGCCGTGGCCTCGGGATGGACGCCGGTCGCTGCGGATCCGGCGAGCAGGGCGCAGGCCTCGTCGCTCTACTACTTCGCGTACTACGCGGGTTCCAGCCTCTTCGGCTGGCTGCTCGGCCTCGTCTTCGGTGCGGCGAGCTGGAGCTGGTTCGTGGCGGCCGTCGTGGCGATGTGCGCCGCTGCCGCCCTCGCCGCCTGGTCGGCCCTGCGAGGAGTCCCGACCGGTCGAGGATGA
- a CDS encoding GNAT family N-acetyltransferase, which produces MQQEYLEAYDSELRTGAEITNALQVTQHGPLHLATLPGGQGFITYADLGGADADGIAALVDASVTHFLGLGGIAAVEWKTRGHDRAPGLHDNLVGRGFVPEDPESIMIGEARLLAQAVEIPASVEIRRARTDADVLAAGEMQGQVFADADWRARAEALIARLRADDAVELWIAVSEGAVVSAGRLEPVAGTAFAGLWGGATRPEWRGRSIYRALTAARARSALDRGFRYLQSDSTEFSRPILERSGLVKVSTTTPYVWTRPSD; this is translated from the coding sequence ATGCAGCAGGAATATCTCGAGGCCTACGACAGCGAGCTGCGCACCGGCGCGGAGATCACGAACGCCCTCCAGGTGACTCAGCACGGTCCCCTGCATCTCGCGACCCTGCCCGGCGGTCAGGGGTTCATCACCTACGCGGATCTCGGGGGAGCGGATGCCGACGGCATCGCCGCCCTGGTGGACGCGTCCGTCACGCACTTCCTCGGGCTGGGCGGTATCGCCGCGGTCGAGTGGAAGACGCGTGGGCACGACCGTGCTCCCGGGTTGCACGACAACCTCGTCGGCCGGGGCTTCGTGCCAGAGGATCCGGAATCGATCATGATCGGCGAGGCTCGTCTGCTCGCGCAGGCCGTCGAGATCCCCGCGAGCGTGGAGATCCGGCGCGCACGGACCGACGCGGACGTGCTCGCCGCCGGCGAGATGCAGGGGCAGGTGTTCGCCGACGCGGATTGGCGTGCGCGTGCGGAGGCGCTCATCGCCCGTCTGCGGGCGGACGACGCGGTCGAACTGTGGATCGCGGTGTCGGAGGGCGCGGTGGTGAGCGCCGGTCGGCTGGAGCCCGTCGCCGGAACGGCCTTCGCCGGCCTCTGGGGTGGTGCCACGCGGCCCGAATGGCGCGGCCGGAGCATCTACCGAGCGCTCACGGCGGCGCGGGCACGGTCGGCTCTGGATCGTGGGTTCCGTTACCTGCAGTCGGACTCGACCGAGTTCTCCCGTCCGATCCTCGAGCGGTCGGGGCTCGTGAAGGTCTCGACGACGACTCCCTACGTCTGGACGCGGCCCTCGGACTGA
- a CDS encoding DUF4126 domain-containing protein produces the protein MIEFIIGSSLAAAAGLNAWMPLFLLGLADRLLPAMALPAGWSWLSSDVALWVIGALLVFEIVADKIPALDSINDVIQSIIRPAAGGIAFGAGAGAQTIAVDDPASFFADNTWVPVAAGIVIALAVHVLKATARLAANATTGGLAAPVLSTVEDGTSFALAAAAIIVPVIAGILLVGLIVTAIVVLRRAARRRRQKGSGQSEGRVQT, from the coding sequence GTGATCGAGTTCATCATCGGCTCCAGCCTCGCCGCCGCTGCGGGCCTGAACGCGTGGATGCCGCTGTTCCTGCTCGGCCTCGCGGACCGGCTGCTCCCTGCGATGGCACTCCCGGCCGGCTGGTCCTGGCTGTCCAGCGACGTGGCGCTCTGGGTGATCGGCGCGCTCCTCGTGTTCGAGATCGTGGCCGACAAGATCCCGGCTCTGGATTCGATCAACGACGTCATCCAGAGCATCATCCGTCCGGCGGCAGGCGGAATCGCGTTCGGGGCGGGCGCGGGCGCTCAGACGATCGCCGTCGACGATCCGGCATCGTTCTTCGCGGACAACACCTGGGTTCCCGTCGCAGCCGGCATCGTGATCGCGCTCGCCGTGCACGTGCTCAAGGCGACGGCTCGCCTCGCCGCGAACGCCACGACCGGAGGACTCGCGGCCCCTGTGCTGAGCACGGTCGAGGACGGCACATCCTTCGCCCTCGCGGCCGCGGCGATCATCGTGCCGGTGATCGCCGGCATCCTTCTCGTCGGACTGATCGTCACGGCGATCGTGGTGCTGCGGCGAGCGGCACGACGGCGCAGGCAGAAGGGCTCGGGTCAGTCCGAGGGCCGCGTCCAGACGTAG
- the uvrB gene encoding excinuclease ABC subunit UvrB: protein MQTTRSVRPFEVISEYAPAGDQPQAIADLAGRINAGETDVVLLGATGTGKSATTAWLVEQVQRPTLVLAHNKTLAAQLANEFRELMPNNAVEYFVSYYDYYQPEAYVPQTDTFIEKDSSINAEVERLRHSTTQSLLSRRDVIVVSTVSCIYGLGAPEEYLRAMVALQVGERYDRDALIRQFIAMQYNRNDVDFSRGNFRVRGDTIEIIPVYEEHAIRIELFGDEIEGLYSLHPLTGEVIEKLDSVPIFPASHYVAGTDVIQRSIGTIEHELEERLAEFERQGKLLEAQRLRMRTSFDLEMMQQLGFCSGIENYSRHMDGRMPGEPPHTLLDFFPDDFLLVIDESHVTVPQIGAMYEGDASRKRTLVDHGFRLPSAMDNRPLRWDEFKNRIGQTVYLSATPGKYEMGIADGIVEQIIRPTGLVDPHIVVKPSKGQIDDLLEEIRLRVERDERVLVTTLTKKMSEELTDFLGEHGVRVRYLHSDVDTLRRVELLSELRAGVYDVLVGINLLREGLDLPEVSLVAILDADKEGFLRSGTSLIQTIGRAARNVSGEVHMYADKITDSMAKAIEETDRRREKQVAYNLEHGIDPTPLRKRIADITEVLAREGADTADMLSGRGRQSGKGKSPTPNLRRTGIAAEGAQQLEATIQDLSNQMLAAAAELKFELAGRLRDEVQDLKKELRAMERAGHA, encoded by the coding sequence ATGCAAACCACGCGTAGCGTCCGCCCCTTCGAGGTCATCAGCGAGTATGCGCCCGCCGGTGACCAGCCGCAGGCCATCGCCGACCTCGCTGGACGCATCAACGCAGGCGAGACCGACGTGGTGCTGCTCGGCGCGACCGGTACGGGAAAGTCCGCGACGACGGCCTGGCTGGTCGAGCAAGTGCAGCGCCCCACGCTCGTGCTCGCGCACAACAAGACCCTCGCGGCGCAGCTCGCGAACGAGTTCCGCGAGCTCATGCCGAACAACGCGGTCGAGTACTTCGTCTCGTACTACGACTACTACCAGCCTGAGGCCTACGTGCCGCAGACCGACACCTTCATCGAGAAGGACTCGTCGATCAACGCCGAGGTCGAGAGGTTGCGGCACTCGACGACGCAGTCTCTGCTCAGCAGGCGAGACGTCATCGTCGTGTCGACCGTGTCGTGCATCTACGGCCTCGGCGCGCCGGAGGAATATCTCCGCGCGATGGTCGCCCTGCAGGTCGGCGAGCGATACGACCGCGACGCGCTCATCCGTCAGTTCATCGCGATGCAGTACAACCGCAACGACGTGGACTTCTCGCGCGGAAACTTCCGCGTGCGCGGCGACACGATCGAGATCATCCCGGTCTACGAAGAGCATGCGATCCGCATCGAGCTCTTCGGCGACGAGATCGAGGGACTGTACTCGCTGCATCCGCTGACCGGAGAGGTGATCGAGAAGCTCGACTCCGTGCCGATCTTCCCGGCCTCGCACTACGTCGCCGGCACCGACGTGATCCAGCGCTCCATCGGCACGATCGAGCACGAGCTCGAGGAGCGACTCGCGGAGTTCGAGCGCCAGGGCAAGCTGCTCGAAGCTCAGCGGCTGCGGATGCGCACCTCGTTCGACCTCGAGATGATGCAGCAGCTCGGCTTCTGCTCAGGCATCGAGAACTACTCGCGGCACATGGACGGCCGCATGCCCGGGGAGCCGCCGCACACGCTGCTCGACTTCTTCCCCGACGACTTCCTCCTGGTGATCGACGAGTCGCACGTGACCGTGCCCCAGATCGGTGCGATGTACGAGGGCGACGCCTCGCGCAAGCGCACGCTCGTCGACCACGGGTTCCGTCTGCCGAGCGCGATGGACAACCGTCCGCTGCGCTGGGATGAGTTCAAGAACCGCATCGGTCAGACCGTCTACCTCTCGGCGACCCCGGGCAAGTACGAGATGGGTATCGCCGACGGCATCGTCGAGCAGATCATCCGACCGACCGGTCTGGTCGACCCGCACATCGTCGTGAAGCCGTCGAAGGGCCAGATCGACGATCTGCTCGAGGAGATCCGCCTGCGTGTCGAACGCGACGAACGCGTGCTGGTCACGACGCTCACCAAGAAAATGTCCGAAGAGCTCACCGACTTCCTCGGCGAGCACGGCGTCCGGGTGCGGTACCTGCACTCCGACGTCGACACCCTGCGCCGTGTGGAGCTGCTCAGCGAGCTGCGGGCCGGCGTTTACGACGTGCTGGTCGGCATCAACCTACTGAGAGAGGGACTCGACCTCCCCGAGGTCTCCCTCGTCGCGATCCTCGACGCCGACAAGGAGGGGTTCCTGCGATCGGGAACCTCCCTGATCCAGACGATCGGACGAGCGGCACGTAACGTGTCCGGCGAAGTTCACATGTACGCCGACAAGATCACCGATTCGATGGCCAAGGCGATCGAGGAGACCGATCGGCGTCGCGAGAAGCAGGTCGCCTACAACCTCGAGCACGGCATCGATCCGACACCGCTGCGCAAGCGCATCGCCGACATCACCGAGGTGCTGGCGCGCGAGGGCGCCGACACGGCCGACATGCTCTCGGGACGCGGGCGTCAGTCGGGGAAGGGCAAGTCTCCGACGCCGAACCTCCGGCGCACCGGCATCGCGGCCGAGGGGGCGCAGCAGCTCGAGGCGACGATCCAGGATCTGTCGAACCAGATGCTCGCCGCCGCCGCGGAGCTCAAGTTCGAGCTCGCCGGCCGCTTGCGCGACGAGGTGCAGGATCTCAAGAAAGAGCTCCGAGCGATGGAGCGAGCCGGGCACGCGTGA
- a CDS encoding TfoX/Sxy family protein, giving the protein MDAAGEELADRVRALLHVGGDVEEKRMFGTRAFLLDGRILVGARKNGVLLVRVDEESGAALLTRPGVAVAVMGAKTMGNSWLDVSPGVLADDDDLMFWLDAAREANGASRRE; this is encoded by the coding sequence ATGGACGCTGCAGGGGAAGAGCTCGCCGACCGGGTCAGAGCGCTGCTTCACGTCGGAGGCGACGTCGAGGAGAAGCGGATGTTCGGCACTCGGGCTTTCCTGCTCGACGGGCGCATCCTCGTGGGCGCGCGGAAGAACGGCGTCCTTCTGGTGCGGGTCGACGAGGAGAGCGGAGCCGCGCTCCTCACCCGGCCCGGCGTCGCCGTCGCCGTGATGGGAGCGAAGACCATGGGCAACAGCTGGCTCGACGTGTCACCGGGTGTGCTGGCCGACGATGACGACCTCATGTTCTGGCTCGACGCCGCACGCGAGGCGAACGGAGCCTCGAGGCGCGAGTGA
- a CDS encoding MarR family winged helix-turn-helix transcriptional regulator has protein sequence MTASDDLLRLENQLCFALVTAARNVVAIYRPILEPLGLTHPQYLVMLALWERSPRTLNDLAVDLALEPATASPLVKRLEAEGLVVRQRSTEDERRLEITLTAAGTALRDRAIDVPRQVMAAVGMDVTEVSALRDGLGPFAGRRPDLG, from the coding sequence GTGACGGCATCCGATGATCTGCTCCGGCTCGAGAACCAGCTGTGCTTCGCCCTGGTCACCGCGGCACGCAACGTGGTCGCGATCTACCGGCCCATCCTCGAACCGCTCGGGCTCACTCATCCGCAGTATCTCGTGATGCTCGCACTCTGGGAGCGGTCACCGCGCACGCTCAACGATCTCGCGGTCGATCTCGCGCTGGAGCCGGCGACGGCGTCGCCCCTCGTGAAGCGTCTGGAGGCGGAAGGGCTCGTCGTGCGGCAGCGGAGCACCGAAGACGAACGGCGCCTCGAGATCACCCTGACCGCCGCCGGCACAGCACTGCGTGATCGGGCGATCGACGTGCCCCGTCAGGTCATGGCTGCCGTGGGGATGGACGTCACCGAGGTCTCCGCTCTGCGCGACGGTCTCGGCCCCTTCGCCGGGCGCCGTCCCGACCTCGGCTGA
- the uvrA gene encoding excinuclease ABC subunit UvrA yields MPIVPVATPGKLSVRGARVHNLKNVDIDIPRDSLVVFTGLSGSGKSSLAFDTIFAEGQRRYVESLSAYARQFLGQVDRPDVDFIEGLSPAVSIDQKSTNRNPRSTVGTITEIYDYMRLLWARIGIPHCPECGEKIQRQTVQQIADQLMELPERTRYQIVAPIVSQKKGEFVDLFRELGAKGYSRAIVDGDLIQLAEPPTLKKSYKHDIAVVVDRLVASDDILSRVTDSVETALGLAGGVVQVNFVDGEGDDAWQTFSEKLACPNGHALTLTEIEPRTFSFNAPFGACPACSGLGTRMSVDSDLMLGDTDLSIREGVIIPWTTQGKGLFQYYERLLEGLSRDLDFSLDTPWHKLHSDVQDAVLRGENYKVTVKWKNRYGREMRYASGFEGVVPYIERQYLQAESDTQRSRWGEYLREVPCPVCDGNRLKPEVLAVQVHGHSIAEVSHLSLSDARSFMETLTLTDREAQIAAQVLREIRLRLDFLLQVGLSYLNLSRSAGSLSGGEAQRIRLATQIGSGLTGVLYVLDEPSIGLHQRDNRRLINTLIKLRDLGNTLIVVEHDEETIEAADWVVDIGPGAGVNGGAVVHSGPYSALLNDSESMTGQYLSGRREIPMPKKRRKIDKKRMLSVVGARANNLQNVTADFPLGVLTAVTGVSGSGKSSLVNDILYQVLASRLNGARTVPGKHTRVTGLDNLDKVVHVDQAPIGRTPRSNPATYTGVFDRIRTLFSETPEAKVRGYLPGRFSFNVKGGRCEACSGDGTIKIEMNFLPDVYVDCEVCHGKRYNRDTLSVHYKGNNIAEVLEMPIEEAADFFEPIQAIHRYMKTLVDVGLGYVRLGQSATTLSGGEAQRVKLATELQRRSNGRSIYVLDEPTTGLHFEDVRKLLEVLNGLVDKGNTVIVIEHNLDVIKSADWVIDLGPEGGSGGGQIIATGTPEQIARVEESHTGLFLGEILGEGRAARKAS; encoded by the coding sequence GTGCCTATTGTCCCCGTTGCCACCCCAGGAAAACTCAGCGTTCGCGGTGCCCGAGTCCACAATCTCAAAAACGTCGACATCGACATTCCGCGCGACTCGCTCGTCGTGTTCACCGGCCTGTCCGGTTCCGGGAAGTCCAGCCTCGCGTTCGACACGATCTTCGCCGAGGGGCAGCGTCGCTACGTCGAATCGCTGAGCGCCTACGCGCGCCAGTTCCTCGGTCAGGTCGATCGTCCCGACGTCGATTTCATCGAGGGCCTGAGCCCGGCGGTGTCGATCGATCAGAAGTCCACGAACCGCAATCCGCGGTCGACCGTCGGCACGATCACAGAGATCTACGACTATATGCGCCTGCTGTGGGCGCGCATCGGCATCCCGCACTGTCCGGAATGCGGCGAGAAGATCCAGCGCCAGACCGTGCAGCAGATCGCCGACCAGCTCATGGAGCTGCCCGAGCGGACGCGCTACCAGATCGTCGCGCCGATCGTCTCCCAGAAGAAGGGCGAGTTCGTCGACCTGTTCCGCGAACTCGGGGCGAAGGGCTACTCTCGCGCGATCGTCGACGGAGACCTCATCCAGCTCGCCGAGCCGCCGACGCTGAAGAAGAGCTACAAGCACGACATCGCCGTGGTCGTCGACCGACTCGTGGCGTCCGACGACATCCTCAGCCGCGTCACCGACTCGGTCGAGACCGCGCTGGGCCTCGCCGGCGGCGTCGTCCAGGTCAACTTCGTCGACGGCGAGGGCGACGACGCCTGGCAGACGTTCTCCGAGAAGCTGGCCTGCCCGAACGGGCACGCCCTCACGCTCACCGAGATCGAGCCGCGCACCTTCTCGTTCAACGCGCCGTTCGGCGCCTGCCCGGCCTGCTCCGGGCTCGGCACGCGCATGTCGGTCGACAGCGACCTGATGCTCGGCGACACCGACCTCTCGATCCGCGAAGGTGTCATCATCCCGTGGACCACGCAGGGCAAGGGCCTGTTCCAGTACTACGAGCGCCTGCTCGAAGGGCTCTCCCGCGACCTCGACTTCTCCCTCGACACGCCCTGGCACAAGCTCCACTCCGATGTGCAGGACGCGGTCCTCCGCGGCGAGAACTACAAGGTGACCGTGAAGTGGAAGAACCGGTACGGGCGCGAGATGCGCTACGCGTCCGGCTTCGAGGGCGTCGTCCCGTACATCGAGCGGCAGTACCTGCAGGCCGAATCCGACACGCAGCGCAGCCGCTGGGGCGAGTACCTCCGCGAGGTGCCGTGCCCCGTCTGCGACGGCAACCGCCTCAAGCCCGAGGTGCTGGCCGTGCAGGTGCACGGCCACTCGATCGCCGAGGTCTCGCACCTGAGCCTCTCCGATGCCCGGTCGTTCATGGAGACGCTCACGCTGACCGACCGTGAGGCGCAGATCGCCGCGCAGGTCCTCCGCGAGATCCGTCTCCGCCTCGACTTCCTTCTCCAGGTCGGGCTCTCGTACCTCAACCTCAGCCGGTCGGCAGGTTCGCTCTCCGGAGGCGAGGCGCAGCGCATCCGTCTCGCGACGCAGATCGGCTCCGGGCTCACCGGCGTCCTCTACGTCCTCGACGAGCCCTCCATCGGCCTGCACCAGCGCGACAACCGCCGTCTCATCAACACGCTCATCAAGCTCCGCGACCTCGGCAACACGCTCATCGTGGTCGAGCACGACGAGGAGACCATCGAGGCGGCCGACTGGGTCGTCGACATCGGTCCCGGCGCCGGCGTCAACGGCGGCGCCGTCGTGCACTCGGGGCCGTACTCCGCCCTGCTCAACGACAGCGAGTCGATGACGGGGCAGTACCTTTCGGGACGTCGCGAGATCCCGATGCCGAAGAAGCGCCGGAAGATCGACAAGAAGCGCATGCTCAGCGTCGTCGGCGCCCGTGCCAACAACCTGCAGAACGTCACGGCCGACTTCCCGCTCGGCGTGCTGACCGCCGTCACCGGGGTCAGCGGCTCGGGCAAGTCGTCGCTCGTCAACGACATCCTGTACCAGGTGCTGGCCTCGCGCCTGAACGGTGCGCGCACGGTTCCCGGCAAGCACACGCGTGTGACGGGGCTCGACAACCTCGACAAGGTCGTGCACGTCGACCAGGCGCCGATCGGCCGCACGCCGCGGTCGAACCCGGCGACCTACACCGGTGTGTTCGACCGCATCCGAACGCTCTTCAGCGAGACGCCGGAGGCGAAGGTCCGCGGGTATCTTCCCGGACGTTTCAGCTTCAACGTCAAGGGCGGGCGCTGCGAGGCGTGCTCGGGTGACGGCACGATCAAGATCGAGATGAACTTCCTGCCCGATGTGTACGTCGACTGCGAGGTGTGCCACGGCAAGCGGTACAACCGCGACACGCTCTCCGTGCACTACAAGGGCAATAACATCGCCGAGGTGCTCGAGATGCCGATCGAGGAGGCTGCTGACTTCTTCGAGCCGATCCAGGCCATCCACCGCTACATGAAGACGCTCGTCGACGTGGGGCTGGGCTACGTCCGGCTCGGCCAGTCGGCGACGACGCTCTCCGGCGGTGAGGCGCAGCGCGTCAAGCTCGCGACCGAGCTCCAGCGCCGCAGCAACGGACGCAGCATCTACGTGCTCGACGAGCCGACGACGGGACTCCACTTCGAAGACGTCCGCAAGCTGCTCGAAGTGCTCAACGGCCTCGTCGACAAGGGCAACACGGTGATCGTCATCGAGCACAACCTCGATGTGATCAAGTCGGCCGACTGGGTGATCGACCTGGGACCAGAGGGCGGATCGGGCGGTGGGCAGATCATCGCCACCGGCACCCCGGAGCAGATCGCACGCGTCGAGGAGAGCCACACCGGGCTGTTCCTCGGCGAGATCCTGGGTGAGGGGCGCGCAGCGCGGAAGGCCAGCTGA